The Pseudarthrobacter defluvii DNA window CGGTTGATAAGGGACGTCATGGCAGCGCGGAAACCCTCTTCGTGGGTGCCGCCCTCGTGGGTGTTGATGGTATTGGCGTAGGTGTGCACGCTCTCGGAGTAGGCATTGGTCCACTGCATGGCCATTTCCAGGGCGACGCGGCGTTCCTTGTCCTCGGTTTCGAAGGCGATGACGTCCTCGTGGACCACTTCGACTTTCTTGCCCGAGTTCAGGTGCTTGACGTAGTCCAACAGGCCTTCGTCGTACTGGTACACCACCGTGCGGTGTTCTGCGCTGACCTCACCCTCGGTGCTGAGGTCATCGAGGTCCAGGTCGCCGTCGGCCTCACTTGATGCGGCGTCGCGCTCATCCGTGAGCGTGATGCGCAGGCCCTTGTTGAGGAACGCCATCTGCTGGAAGCGGGCACGGAGCGTTTCGAAGTCGAACTCGGTGCTTTCGAAGATCGCCGGATCCGGGTAGAACGTCTGGCTGGTACCGGTGGCATCCGTTTCTTCGCCCTTGACCAGGCTGCCCTGCGGCTTGCCTCCGTCGGCAAAGGACATTCGCCACACGTGCCCCTGGCGCCGCACTTCGGTGTTCACGCGGCTGGACAGGGCGTTGACCACTGAAATGCCGACACCATGGAGGCCGCCGGACACGGCGTACCCGCCGCCGCCGAACTTGCCGCCTGCGTGCAGGATGGTCATGACCACCTCGACGGTGGGCTTGTGTTCTGTCGGGTGCATGTCCACGGGGATGCCGCGGCCGTCGTCAACCACTTTGACGCCGCCGTCGGCCTGCAGGACTACCTCGATGTGGCTGCAGTAGCCTGCCAGCGCCTCGTCCACGGAGTTGTCCACCACTTCGTAAACCAGGTGGTGGAGGCCGCGGGGACCAGTCGAGCCGATGTACATGCCGGGACGCTTGCGGACAGCCTCGAGGCCTTCAAGGACAGTGATGTCACTGGCGCCGTATTCCCTTGGAGTGGCTGCCGCAGGTGGAGTATCAGGGGTGCGGCCATCCTCGACTGCTGTATCTGCTGCCAGAATATCTGTATTGTCGTTAGCCACAGGCGCTGCGACTCCTCTGTTCTCGATTATGGCCGGCCGGTTTCTCTTCCCAAGGGAAAAGCCACCCGCCAACAGGCACAAACTTATGGCGCCGGTGACTTGCTGACGATGGTGGTCCATGCCCCGCACACGAAAAGTGCGCGGAGAACGGACTGAAGTCAACGTTTCATCCGCGCCCAGTTATCTGCACCAATTCTACCGCGAACAGCCGCATATCCCCGCATTCCAGGGGCTTCGCCCGCAGCGAATATGGCTCTGCGAGGCTCTAGGCCCTGCCTAGGGCGGCCCAGCGGTGCGCCCTCCGGGTGCCTATACGCCCTCGAGTCCTTACAGCGCCGTACACGGCCTGGGAAGCAGTTTCAAGAGCTGCCGCGCGGACTATCCGTACGTGTCCCGCGGCCCGCGGCCGTTGACACTGCGCCCACCCTTGCGCCAACTCGGTGCCGAGGGGCCAAGTACCTGGATGCTGGTGACCACGCCGTCGCCCAGTTCACGGCGGAATTTGTCGAGCAGGCTGCTGCTCAGAAGCCGCAGCTGGGTGGCCCAGGCAGTGGAATCACACCGTACGTGGAGGGTGGTGTCGGTGAAGCTTTCCGGTGTGCAGTGGGCGGAGATTTCGGGTCCCACCAGGGTGGACCACTCGGCCATGACGGATCCGACGGCCACGGGTGAGGTCCAGCCCCGCTCCGCCACCAGCCGTCCGACAACCTTTCCCAGGCCCAGCGGGTCACGGCCGGTGGCGTGGAACTGGCTGAAGCCGCGGGTGTCGCGGATACTGCCTTTGGCCTTTTGCGAACCCGGCCGCGCCACTTTCCTGCGGACTTCGCCGCGCGCCGCCGCGGCCTCGCGCATGCGGTTCAGCGCAGCCTGCGGGGCATCGATGTTGTCAGGTTCCCGGCCGGGCTGCAGCCCGCCGCCTTGGTCACTGCTCATCGATACCTCCCGGGATGACTTTCACCCGCCGCCCGGACAGCTCTTCCGGAATATCGGCGTCGACGGCGGCGGTCACCAGGACCTGTTCCGCGCCGGAGACTATTGCCGCCAGTTTACGCCGGCGCTGGACGTCCAGTTCTGCGAAGACGTCGTCAAGAATGAGGATGGGGGCTGAACCGCCGGTCCGGGCATCATCCAGCATGACGTAGTAGGAGGCCAGCCGGAGGGACAGGCACATGGACCAGGTTTCCCCGTGCGAGGCGTAGCCCTTGGCCGGCGCCTGGCCGAGCATCAGCTCCAGTTCGTCGCGGTGCGGACCGACCAGGGAGATGCCCCGTTCCAGTTCCTTTTTCCGCGATTCCGCGAACGCCCGGACATACCGGTCGGTGAGTTGTTCAACGGAGAGCAGGCGGAGGTCGTCCGGTTCGCCTGAAGAACCTCCCGCTGCGGCGGGCTGCCCTGCGGCGGCCGGGACGCCGTCGTCGTCCATCTGGTTCTGGAGGGTGGACCGGTAGGTGGCGTCAGCGGGCTTGGACGCGTCCGTGAGTTCCGCATAGGCCCGGGCGAGGTGCGGGCGGAGCCGTTCCACCAGTTCCAGCCGTGCATGCAGCAATTCCGCTCCGGCCCGGGCCATGTGCTGGTCCCACACGTCCAGGGTTGACTCATGCGCGGCGGTAAACCGCCCGGCGCGGGCCGACTTGAGCAGGGCGTTGCGCTGTTTCAGTACGCGGTCATAGTCGCTGCGCGTGGCGGCATGGTGCGGAACCAGGCTGGCCAGCAACTCGTCCAGGAAGCGACGGCGGTTGGAGGGATCACCCTTGACCAGGGCCAGGTCTTCCGGGGCAAAGAGGACAGTCTGGCAGATGCCAAGAAGGTCGCGGGCGCGCACCGGGTTGCTGCGGTTGATGCGGCCCCGGTTGGCCCGGCCGGCGTTGATTTCCAGCTCAAGGACAGTGGTTTGGGTTCCACGGACCAGGCGGGCGCGGACAAGGGCCCGTTCCGTGCCAAACCTCAGCAGCGGAGCATCGGAGCTGACCCGGTGTGAGCTGAGGGTGGCCAGGTACCCGATGGCTTCCATCAGGTTGGTCTTGCCAATGCCGTTGTATCCCACCAGGACGGTAACGCCGGGACCCAGGGCAAGGTCAACCTGGGCGTAACTGCGGAAGTCGGTCAGTGAAAGGTGTTCCAGATACACGCGGTTTTCGGCAATTCTGGGAACGCTGTTGG harbors:
- the recF gene encoding DNA replication/repair protein RecF (All proteins in this family for which functions are known are DNA-binding proteins that assist the filamentation of RecA onto DNA for the initiation of recombination or recombinational repair.) → MYLEHLSLTDFRSYAQVDLALGPGVTVLVGYNGIGKTNLMEAIGYLATLSSHRVSSDAPLLRFGTERALVRARLVRGTQTTVLELEINAGRANRGRINRSNPVRARDLLGICQTVLFAPEDLALVKGDPSNRRRFLDELLASLVPHHAATRSDYDRVLKQRNALLKSARAGRFTAAHESTLDVWDQHMARAGAELLHARLELVERLRPHLARAYAELTDASKPADATYRSTLQNQMDDDGVPAAAGQPAAAGGSSGEPDDLRLLSVEQLTDRYVRAFAESRKKELERGISLVGPHRDELELMLGQAPAKGYASHGETWSMCLSLRLASYYVMLDDARTGGSAPILILDDVFAELDVQRRRKLAAIVSGAEQVLVTAAVDADIPEELSGRRVKVIPGGIDEQ
- a CDS encoding DUF721 domain-containing protein encodes the protein MSSDQGGGLQPGREPDNIDAPQAALNRMREAAAARGEVRRKVARPGSQKAKGSIRDTRGFSQFHATGRDPLGLGKVVGRLVAERGWTSPVAVGSVMAEWSTLVGPEISAHCTPESFTDTTLHVRCDSTAWATQLRLLSSSLLDKFRRELGDGVVTSIQVLGPSAPSWRKGGRSVNGRGPRDTYG
- the gyrB gene encoding DNA topoisomerase (ATP-hydrolyzing) subunit B: MANDNTDILAADTAVEDGRTPDTPPAAATPREYGASDITVLEGLEAVRKRPGMYIGSTGPRGLHHLVYEVVDNSVDEALAGYCSHIEVVLQADGGVKVVDDGRGIPVDMHPTEHKPTVEVVMTILHAGGKFGGGGYAVSGGLHGVGISVVNALSSRVNTEVRRQGHVWRMSFADGGKPQGSLVKGEETDATGTSQTFYPDPAIFESTEFDFETLRARFQQMAFLNKGLRITLTDERDAASSEADGDLDLDDLSTEGEVSAEHRTVVYQYDEGLLDYVKHLNSGKKVEVVHEDVIAFETEDKERRVALEMAMQWTNAYSESVHTYANTINTHEGGTHEEGFRAAMTSLINRYAREKGIIKEKDDNLTGDDIREGLTAVISVKLAEPQFEGQTKTKLGNSEVKGFVQRVVTDGLGDWLERNPGPARDVIRKAISAAQARMAARKARDNARRKSPLESFGMPGKLSDCSSKDPEKCEVYIVEGDSAGGSAKRGRNPETQAILPLRGKILNVERARLDKALGNAEVQSMITAFGTGIGEDFDLAKLRYHKIVLMADADVDGQHITTLLMTLLFRYMRPLIENGYVYLAQPPLYRIKWSNAPHDYVYSDRERDAKLVAGQAAGRRIPKDNGIQRYKGLGEMDYTELWDTTMDPDHRTLLQVTMDDALAADQIFSVLMGEDVESRRNFIQQNAKDVRFLDI